From a single Maylandia zebra isolate NMK-2024a linkage group LG3, Mzebra_GT3a, whole genome shotgun sequence genomic region:
- the LOC101479608 gene encoding low affinity immunoglobulin gamma Fc region receptor III-B-like has translation MEITALCTIIATLRIFPNRSQFFLYESVTLSCGEHENSPDWTIKRNTSIKTNHECSKHWGSKNESHCFLQDAYPSDSGLYWCDSGAGACTEAVNITVTGGKVILESPVHHLQEGDAVTLHCTYRETSLSNLTAEFYKDNLLIGHSSTGVMTIPKISKSDEGSYKCNVSGTGESPYSWLSVRGGQPEPFHSPLLHDSLPVLRVSVSLAVVMVLLL, from the exons ATGGAGATAACTGCTCTCTGCACTATTATTG cCACTCTGAGAATATTTCCCAACAGATCTCAGTTCTTCCTGTATGAGTCTGTTACACTGAGCTGTGGAGAGCATGAAAACTCTCCTGACTGGacaataaagagaaacacatctataaaaacaaatcatgagTGTTCCAAACACTGGGGTTCAAAAAATGAGTCACACTGCTTCCTTCAAGATGCTTACCCCTCAGACAGTGGGTTGTACTGGTGTGATTCTGGAGCTGGAGCGTGCACTGAAGCTGTCAACATCACTGTTACTG gAGGTAAAGTGATTCTGGAGAGTCCGGTCCATCATCTGCAGGAGGGCGATGCCGTCACTCTGCATTGCACATATAGGGAGACTTCTTTATCCAACCTCACAGCTGAATTTTATAAAGATAACCTCCTCATTGGGCACAGCTCTACGGGAGTCATGACTATCCCAAAGATTTCAAAGTCTGATGAAGGTTCCTACAAGTGTAATGTCTCTGGTACTGGAGAATCACCATACAGCTGGCTGTCTGTCAGAG GTGGGCAGCCTGAACCTTTTCACTCCCCTCTTCTGCATGACTCACTTCCTGTGTTGAGGGTTTCTGTCTCTCTGGCCGTGGTgatggtgctgctgctgtga